The genomic window TATCATAATCATCTTCAATAATATAGGTTTCCATTCTTCGTGCATACTCCACTAATTCAATCCTTCTCTTTACTGGCAATATAGCACCAAGTGGAAATTGGTGAGATGGAATAGTAAAAACAAAACGTGGTTTGTGATTCTTCGGTAAGTGAGCTGGATTAATTCCGTGTTCATCTGTATGAATTGGTTCAATCTTGGCCCCAGCTTCTGTGAAAATGCTCCTCATTTCCTCAGTAACCGGATCTTCAACGCAAACCTTTTCTCCGACTGTTTGTAACAACGTCGTTAATAATGAAAGTGCTTGTGTAGCCCCTGTTGTAATAACGATTTGATCAGGTAGAGCTTCTACACCTCTTAAGCGTCCGAGGTAGTTGGCAATCGCTTCTCGTAGTTGGACGTGACCTAAGGCAGACTGGTAACCAAATACATCTTCATTTGCTGTAAGGCATACCTGTTTGTACGTATTGGCCCATGCTTGTCTAGGAAAATGATCAAGAGCTGGCTGACTCGCTTTAAAGTCAATGATCGGTTCTTCCGGCTGATGGATCTGTTTTTCAAACGGTGGCAATTGTCTTCGTTCTTTTTTAAAAGCAAGCCCTTTAGATACGTACGTACCTGACCGCGGGATACGGTATATATAGCCTTCCATTAGCAATTGCTCATAGGCTTCATTCACCGTATTACGTGATACGCCTAATGAGTGAGCCAATTCCCGTGATGAAGGTAGCTTTTCATTTTCACGCAATTGACTAGCCAAAATTCTTTTCCTTAGTTCCTCTTCAATTTGAACAGCAAGTGTCTGTTCTTCGTTTCGTGATAAAGTAAACCAAAGCATTGT from Shouchella hunanensis includes these protein-coding regions:
- a CDS encoding PLP-dependent aminotransferase family protein, with protein sequence MLWFTLSRNEEQTLAVQIEEELRKRILASQLRENEKLPSSRELAHSLGVSRNTVNEAYEQLLMEGYIYRIPRSGTYVSKGLAFKKERRQLPPFEKQIHQPEEPIIDFKASQPALDHFPRQAWANTYKQVCLTANEDVFGYQSALGHVQLREAIANYLGRLRGVEALPDQIVITTGATQALSLLTTLLQTVGEKVCVEDPVTEEMRSIFTEAGAKIEPIHTDEHGINPAHLPKNHKPRFVFTIPSHQFPLGAILPVKRRIELVEYARRMETYIIEDDYDSEFIYEGTPVQAMQSLDTEHVIYLGTFSKILSPSLRIGYMVLPYHLVERAKKQKWFTDRHTSSLEQVALAMFIKEGLFEKHIRRMKKLYAKRRKVLVEAIQATFSQCDIIGQAAGMHLVVRFNNVNRIHAHDLVNHHVHAIIVEHFSIEKGQHQNELVLGYGHLQEEDILEGIKRLKKALTSCVAE